A genomic region of Sporolituus thermophilus DSM 23256 contains the following coding sequences:
- a CDS encoding TIM barrel protein: MIQLCNLSTYEDDLRTFDRDGKILHNFLHEHDLAGLELLIDQPWEERIVPRHLIKGVHLRYWSNWLDFWLGDRQQLVLQFGNEANIVKHYGGADRAILVENYRAEIQKAIATGAEYAVLHVSNARFGELFTYDFGYSDEQVINGTIELVNAVMDGIKSNITILFENLWWPGLTLCDAKLAARLLEKVNHPYKGFMLDTGHLMNTNTALRTQQEGINYILATLKKLGELKEAIQGIHLHSSLSGKYVLRTIKTADGSFDKNRIMAHILQIDQHRPFEHPDVHRIVDYIQPRYLVHEFTFRCRAELSQYISTQQAALQGNILARGEVSWNC; encoded by the coding sequence TTGATACAGCTATGTAATTTGTCTACATACGAGGACGATCTACGCACTTTTGACCGTGACGGCAAAATTTTGCATAATTTTTTGCATGAGCATGATCTAGCAGGACTGGAACTATTGATTGACCAGCCATGGGAAGAACGGATAGTTCCACGGCACCTAATTAAAGGGGTCCATCTGCGTTATTGGTCTAACTGGCTGGACTTTTGGCTGGGCGACAGGCAGCAGTTAGTATTGCAATTCGGTAATGAAGCGAACATCGTGAAGCATTACGGCGGAGCAGACCGCGCGATACTGGTCGAAAACTACCGGGCGGAAATCCAAAAAGCTATTGCCACAGGAGCCGAGTATGCCGTTTTGCATGTAAGCAACGCCCGGTTTGGGGAACTTTTTACCTACGACTTTGGCTACAGCGATGAGCAGGTAATTAATGGGACGATTGAATTGGTTAACGCCGTCATGGACGGTATAAAAAGCAATATCACGATCTTATTTGAAAACCTTTGGTGGCCTGGTCTTACCTTGTGCGACGCGAAGCTGGCCGCCCGTTTACTGGAAAAGGTGAATCATCCCTATAAAGGGTTTATGTTGGATACGGGACATTTGATGAATACCAACACGGCACTACGCACCCAGCAGGAGGGGATTAATTATATCTTGGCAACGCTTAAAAAGCTTGGCGAACTAAAAGAAGCTATCCAAGGCATTCATTTGCACTCTTCACTGTCAGGCAAATATGTACTCCGGACGATAAAAACAGCAGACGGTTCCTTTGACAAAAACCGGATTATGGCTCACATTCTGCAAATTGACCAGCATCGCCCGTTTGAACACCCTGATGTACATAGGATCGTTGATTATATACAACCCCGGTATTTGGTGCACGAATTTACGTTTCGCTGTCGCGCTGAATTGTCTCAGTACATAAGCACCCAGCAGGCGGCGCTGCAGGGGAATATTTTGGCACGAGGTGAAGTATCATGGAATTGTTAG
- a CDS encoding ExbD/TolR family protein: MKLRNLRLERQPKLMIIPMIDIIFFLLVFFMMSTLYMVEQKTIPVALPRAAAAQADMQKQVAITVTAQGTIFFEREEVPLALLGARIQAELERSADTSFVLRADHQAEYGKVITVLDELKKVGVRRIAIAAEAKPR; encoded by the coding sequence ATGAAGCTGAGGAATTTGCGCCTTGAACGGCAGCCCAAACTCATGATAATACCAATGATTGATATTATCTTCTTTTTACTGGTGTTTTTCATGATGAGCACGTTATATATGGTTGAGCAGAAGACCATTCCGGTTGCTTTGCCGCGGGCGGCAGCGGCTCAGGCCGATATGCAGAAACAGGTAGCCATCACGGTTACCGCCCAGGGTACGATTTTCTTTGAGCGGGAAGAAGTCCCGCTGGCGCTTTTGGGCGCCCGGATACAGGCCGAGCTTGAACGGTCGGCAGACACTTCGTTTGTCCTGCGGGCAGACCACCAGGCTGAATATGGCAAAGTTATCACGGTGCTTGATGAGCTGAAAAAGGTCGGCGTTCGCCGGATTGCCATTGCGGCCGAGGCTAAGCCGAGGTGA
- the glmS gene encoding glutamine--fructose-6-phosphate transaminase (isomerizing): MCGIVGYVGPKQAAPFLLEGLTKLEYRGYDSAGIAVFDGNKINVEKSVGRLSILQKKVENHMPVGTIGIGHTRWATHGRPSDVNSHPHTDCTGRFVVVHNGIIENYLHIKERLIAKGHVFASETDTEVVAHLLEEYYTGDFEAAVKKVLAEIEGSYALAFMCQDHPDKLICTKQDNPLVIGLGEGENFIASDIPAIINRTRKTYILSDGEMAIVTKDSVWVMNRQGVPVTKKIFEVNWDAEAAEKGGYEHFMIKEIYEQPKAIRETMTGRLAKDDSRVVFDELKWTKEDVANIKKIVITACGTAFHAGIVGKYYLEQLARIPVEVDIASEFRYRSPLTDEHTLAIVISQSGETSDTLAALKEAKRLGARTLAITNVVGSSIAREADQVIYTWAGPEIAVASTKAYTTQLISVFMLALYLAELKGTLPPERIQELIKGLRALPGQAHELLEDVEPIKTFAQQYGFNEDVFFIGRSLDYAVALEGSLKLKEISYIHAEAYAAGELKHGTLALIIEGVPVIALATQHDVYEKMLSNIKEVKARDAVVIGIAMKGDEEIKKYVDHTIFIPATDKYLAPILAVIPLQLLAYYAAVTRGADVDKPRNLAKSVTVE; encoded by the coding sequence ATGTGTGGCATTGTAGGCTATGTAGGTCCGAAACAGGCCGCTCCCTTTTTGCTTGAAGGCCTGACGAAACTGGAGTACCGCGGCTACGATTCGGCGGGCATCGCGGTCTTTGACGGCAATAAAATCAATGTGGAAAAGAGTGTGGGCCGCCTAAGTATTTTGCAAAAAAAGGTAGAAAACCACATGCCGGTGGGGACCATCGGCATCGGCCATACGCGCTGGGCGACGCATGGCCGGCCTTCGGATGTCAATTCCCACCCCCACACCGACTGCACGGGCCGGTTTGTCGTAGTGCACAACGGGATCATTGAAAACTACCTGCATATCAAAGAACGGCTCATCGCGAAAGGCCATGTTTTCGCATCGGAGACCGATACCGAAGTTGTGGCCCACCTCCTCGAGGAATATTACACCGGCGATTTTGAGGCGGCCGTGAAAAAGGTGCTGGCCGAGATTGAGGGTTCGTACGCCTTGGCCTTTATGTGCCAGGACCATCCTGATAAACTTATCTGCACGAAACAGGACAATCCGCTCGTCATTGGACTGGGCGAAGGCGAAAACTTTATCGCCTCCGACATCCCGGCGATCATCAACCGGACCCGTAAGACCTATATTCTAAGCGACGGCGAAATGGCCATCGTCACCAAAGATTCGGTATGGGTCATGAACCGTCAGGGCGTGCCGGTGACGAAAAAGATCTTCGAGGTGAATTGGGATGCCGAAGCAGCCGAAAAAGGCGGCTACGAGCACTTCATGATCAAAGAGATCTACGAGCAGCCCAAGGCCATCCGCGAGACGATGACCGGCCGCCTGGCCAAAGACGACAGCCGCGTTGTTTTCGACGAACTCAAGTGGACCAAGGAAGATGTGGCCAATATTAAAAAGATCGTCATTACTGCTTGCGGCACGGCCTTCCACGCCGGGATTGTAGGCAAGTACTATCTGGAGCAGCTTGCCCGCATTCCCGTTGAGGTCGATATTGCCTCCGAGTTCCGCTACCGGTCGCCGCTGACGGACGAACACACCCTGGCGATCGTTATCAGCCAGTCAGGGGAAACGAGCGACACCCTGGCCGCTCTCAAAGAAGCCAAGCGGCTGGGCGCCCGTACCCTTGCCATTACCAATGTGGTCGGCTCGTCGATTGCCCGGGAGGCCGATCAGGTAATCTATACTTGGGCCGGTCCGGAAATCGCCGTTGCCTCGACCAAGGCCTATACAACCCAATTGATAAGCGTGTTCATGCTGGCCCTTTATCTGGCAGAACTCAAGGGAACGCTGCCGCCCGAACGCATTCAGGAGCTCATCAAGGGTCTGCGCGCCCTGCCCGGCCAGGCCCATGAGCTGCTCGAAGACGTGGAACCGATCAAGACCTTTGCCCAGCAGTACGGCTTCAACGAAGACGTTTTCTTCATTGGCCGCTCCCTCGATTATGCCGTCGCCCTCGAAGGTTCGCTCAAATTGAAGGAAATCTCCTATATTCACGCCGAGGCCTATGCTGCGGGTGAACTCAAACACGGCACCTTGGCCCTGATCATCGAGGGCGTGCCGGTCATCGCCCTGGCCACCCAGCATGACGTTTATGAAAAAATGCTGAGCAACATTAAAGAAGTCAAGGCGCGGGACGCCGTGGTCATCGGTATTGCCATGAAGGGCGACGAAGAAATTAAAAAATACGTTGACCATACCATTTTCATCCCGGCTACCGATAAATACCTTGCGCCTATTCTTGCCGTCATCCCCCTCCAGCTGTTGGCCTACTACGCTGCCGTTACCCGCGGCGCCGACGTGGATAAACCGCGCAACCTGGCCAAAAGCGTGACGGTGGAATAG
- a CDS encoding DUF47 domain-containing protein: protein MLALNSKKNKFFVLFSESARLAQKGAYILHDALIRPESLPEKVKQVFDLEHEADELNDEILDNLHQTFITPLDREDIFALTNQLDDIVDYVEDIVERMALFRVSKPTGGAIELGKLLVLCTDELVSVFDLLANIKGNREKILDLTKNIVEMEEKGDHIYREEVARLFIGNVDPIDIIKWKEILELQEDALDHCERIADQLKGVLMKYA, encoded by the coding sequence ATGTTAGCTTTAAACTCGAAAAAAAATAAATTCTTTGTATTGTTTTCCGAAAGCGCCAGACTGGCCCAAAAGGGCGCCTATATCCTCCATGACGCCCTGATCCGGCCGGAAAGTCTGCCGGAAAAGGTCAAACAGGTTTTTGACCTGGAACATGAGGCGGACGAACTTAACGATGAAATTCTTGACAATCTGCACCAGACCTTTATTACCCCACTGGACAGAGAAGATATTTTCGCCCTTACCAATCAATTGGACGATATTGTCGACTATGTCGAGGACATTGTGGAGCGGATGGCCCTTTTTCGCGTTAGCAAGCCAACCGGCGGTGCCATTGAGCTCGGCAAGCTGCTCGTGTTGTGCACCGACGAATTAGTTTCAGTCTTCGATTTACTGGCCAATATCAAGGGTAATCGGGAAAAAATACTGGATCTTACGAAAAATATTGTTGAAATGGAAGAAAAGGGCGACCATATCTATCGCGAAGAAGTCGCACGTCTTTTTATCGGCAATGTTGACCCTATCGATATTATTAAGTGGAAAGAAATACTGGAATTGCAAGAGGATGCCCTTGACCACTGTGAACGGATTGCCGACCAGTTAAAAGGCGTCTTGATGAAGTACGCTTGA
- a CDS encoding epoxyqueuosine reductase — translation MLLLEDIAKEVNRFALESPLNVVEPLGGLRIFDSPLIGIAAADDPLFAELKKETVIGPHHLLPREWLPAAKTVISYFLPFTAAVRIANRSKGLPATEWLYGRIEGELFNEALRQFLVNWVKDMGGQAVAPALDARYQVINKRSNWSERHVAYIAGLGTLSLNCSLITARGSAGRVGSIVTSLELEPTVRPYREIYEYCTRCGVCIRRCPPVAIDENGKNHQICSEYLDNEIKPRYAPRYGCGKCQTAVPCEDRIPGR, via the coding sequence ATGCTGCTTTTGGAGGATATCGCCAAAGAGGTTAATCGTTTTGCCTTGGAAAGTCCCCTGAATGTAGTAGAACCGCTCGGCGGCCTGCGGATCTTTGATTCGCCACTGATCGGCATCGCCGCTGCCGACGACCCGCTATTCGCAGAATTAAAAAAAGAAACCGTCATCGGGCCCCACCATCTCTTACCGCGCGAGTGGCTTCCCGCCGCGAAAACGGTAATTTCCTATTTCCTGCCCTTCACCGCGGCGGTACGCATCGCCAACCGCAGTAAAGGGCTTCCGGCCACCGAATGGCTATACGGCCGGATCGAGGGCGAACTCTTCAATGAAGCACTGCGGCAATTTCTCGTGAACTGGGTAAAGGATATGGGCGGGCAGGCGGTTGCTCCGGCCCTGGACGCGCGGTATCAGGTAATAAATAAGCGCAGCAACTGGTCGGAGCGGCACGTGGCCTATATTGCCGGACTTGGGACCTTAAGCCTGAACTGTTCGCTCATCACCGCCCGCGGCTCGGCCGGCCGGGTCGGCAGCATCGTCACCAGCCTGGAACTTGAGCCAACCGTGCGGCCTTATCGGGAAATTTATGAATACTGCACCCGTTGCGGCGTGTGTATCCGCCGCTGCCCGCCTGTGGCTATTGACGAGAACGGCAAAAACCACCAAATTTGTTCCGAATACTTGGATAACGAAATCAAACCACGCTACGCCCCCCGTTACGGCTGCGGCAAATGCCAGACCGCCGTCCCCTGCGAAGACCGGATCCCCGGCCGCTAA
- a CDS encoding MFS transporter has product MAVRDSADSLRERLWTRDFILICTINLLIFCGFQMLLPTLPVYAKHLGGSDAAAGLIVGIFTVAAVIMRPVAGQALDYYGRKGIFLSGLAVFISAVLAYIWAPSLGILLLIRFIHGFGWGATSTAASTVAADIIPKARLGEGMGYFGLTTTAAMAFAPALGLYLTSHFSFSVLFLVSAFIVTIAAGLALSIGYRHINAANAKTVLLEKVALRPALVIFFVTMTYGAIVAFLALYAAQQGIGNIGPFFTAYATALAVARPLAGRLADRRGFDIVVIPGLVLVMVAMFLLYLAQGLAWFLAAGIVYGAGFGAVQPGLQAMAVLQAPPNRRGAANATFFIGFDLGIGFSSVIWGLVSQLTGYKTMYLWTMAPALLALSVYIVFGRRTSQLTQ; this is encoded by the coding sequence ATGGCAGTTAGGGATAGTGCGGATAGCTTGCGGGAACGGCTGTGGACCAGAGATTTTATTTTGATTTGCACGATTAACCTGCTCATCTTTTGCGGCTTTCAGATGCTGCTGCCGACTTTACCGGTTTATGCCAAGCACTTGGGCGGCAGTGACGCCGCGGCCGGCTTGATCGTTGGCATCTTTACCGTCGCGGCGGTCATAATGCGTCCCGTGGCGGGGCAAGCACTGGACTATTACGGCCGCAAGGGCATTTTCCTGTCCGGACTGGCCGTCTTTATCAGCGCGGTGTTGGCTTACATCTGGGCGCCGTCGCTGGGGATCCTGCTGTTAATCCGCTTTATCCACGGCTTTGGCTGGGGCGCTACCAGCACAGCCGCCAGTACGGTAGCGGCCGATATTATTCCCAAAGCCAGGCTGGGAGAGGGGATGGGATATTTCGGCTTAACTACGACGGCTGCGATGGCTTTTGCCCCGGCATTAGGCCTCTACTTAACCAGTCATTTCAGTTTTTCCGTTTTATTTTTGGTATCTGCTTTTATCGTGACGATAGCCGCTGGGTTGGCCCTCAGCATTGGTTACCGGCACATTAACGCCGCTAACGCCAAAACGGTTCTGCTGGAAAAGGTGGCGCTGCGGCCGGCGTTGGTGATCTTCTTTGTGACCATGACCTATGGTGCGATCGTAGCTTTTTTGGCGCTCTATGCTGCCCAGCAGGGCATTGGCAATATCGGCCCCTTTTTCACCGCTTATGCCACCGCTTTGGCGGTAGCCCGGCCGCTCGCCGGACGGCTTGCCGACCGGCGCGGGTTCGATATTGTCGTCATTCCCGGGCTGGTTTTGGTTATGGTAGCCATGTTCTTGCTCTACCTGGCGCAGGGTTTGGCCTGGTTCTTAGCGGCAGGCATCGTGTACGGCGCAGGTTTTGGCGCGGTGCAGCCCGGTTTGCAAGCCATGGCGGTCCTGCAGGCGCCGCCAAACCGGCGGGGGGCGGCCAACGCTACTTTTTTTATTGGCTTTGATCTTGGCATTGGCTTCAGCTCGGTGATCTGGGGCTTGGTATCCCAGCTAACCGGTTATAAGACCATGTATCTATGGACCATGGCCCCGGCCTTATTGGCCTTATCCGTATACATTGTCTTTGGGCGCCGGACGAGCCAGTTAACTCAGTGA
- a CDS encoding energy transducer TonB translates to MMEQSRWRRALIVSGFVNFLLLIAIGWMADYFPEGRDAPLEVDIIAHAGITSSIPAAVSPVSSLPPTPDAPTTAQQSQPALNMGEGQKNGDVAESAQSNREGSTPLAASGAITSDPGQAAGVGPSAGVGRKNILPPRILRKTEPTYPEQARRQGWEGTVRVKIEITAEGRAGNVWVVGSSGYEILDNAAVQAVRQWTFVPAKDENTGFPVSCITSLSVAFRLNS, encoded by the coding sequence ATGATGGAGCAGTCACGGTGGCGACGCGCCCTAATCGTTTCCGGTTTTGTTAACTTCTTGCTGCTAATCGCGATAGGGTGGATGGCGGATTACTTTCCTGAGGGGCGGGATGCACCTTTGGAAGTAGACATTATTGCTCATGCCGGGATCACGTCCAGTATACCGGCGGCTGTTTCGCCAGTATCCTCTTTGCCGCCAACCCCTGATGCGCCGACGACAGCGCAGCAGTCGCAACCCGCCTTGAATATGGGCGAAGGGCAAAAAAACGGAGACGTAGCCGAAAGTGCGCAAAGCAATAGGGAAGGAAGTACGCCGCTTGCTGCGTCTGGCGCGATAACGAGCGATCCGGGCCAGGCTGCGGGGGTGGGGCCTTCTGCCGGGGTAGGGCGGAAAAATATACTGCCGCCACGCATTTTGCGAAAAACCGAACCGACCTATCCGGAACAAGCCAGGCGCCAGGGCTGGGAAGGGACGGTTCGGGTTAAAATTGAAATAACGGCAGAAGGGCGGGCCGGTAACGTATGGGTTGTCGGCTCTTCCGGCTATGAAATATTGGATAATGCGGCAGTTCAGGCCGTGCGCCAATGGACTTTTGTGCCGGCTAAGGACGAGAACACCGGTTTTCCCGTTTCCTGTATTACGTCATTGTCCGTCGCTTTCCGCCTAAATTCGTAA
- the glmM gene encoding phosphoglucosamine mutase, producing MARLFGTDGVRGVANTQLTPELAFRLGRAATFLFGEEHERPTVLIGRDTRISGHMLEAALAAGICSAGGEAVLLGVVPTPAVAYLTRKLNAQAGVVISASHNPYPDNGIKFFAGTGYKLPDAVEDRLEELVLTHEDNLPRPTGDKVGMIIHRHDLIQEYVAYVAGTVDTDFRGLKIVLDCANGAAYETAPMVLRRLGADVVVLNDTPNGTNINDHCGSTHIGGLQQAVTAHGAHLGIAHDGDADRCLAVDENGEVVDGDQIMVICALDLLRRGKLADNTLVATVMSNLGLHQAIKQAGGKVLVTPVGDRYVLEAMREKGLVLGGEQSGHIIFSDYNTTGDGILTALQLIANVQKTGKKLSELAKVMTRFPQLLVNVRVKSKEGWQQNERIAAAIREGEAALGEAGRILVRPSGTEPLIRVMAEGPVAAELERIVSAIADVIRQELG from the coding sequence ATGGCAAGACTATTCGGCACCGACGGCGTGCGCGGCGTCGCCAACACGCAGCTTACGCCGGAACTGGCCTTCCGCCTGGGGCGGGCGGCTACTTTTCTGTTTGGCGAAGAACATGAACGCCCAACTGTTTTAATTGGGCGCGATACCCGCATTTCCGGGCATATGCTGGAGGCCGCCCTGGCGGCCGGAATTTGCTCGGCCGGCGGCGAAGCCGTGCTGCTTGGCGTAGTTCCCACGCCGGCCGTTGCTTATCTCACTCGGAAATTAAACGCCCAAGCCGGCGTTGTCATATCAGCTTCCCATAATCCCTATCCGGATAATGGCATTAAATTTTTCGCCGGGACCGGTTACAAGCTGCCTGACGCCGTAGAAGACCGGCTGGAAGAGCTGGTACTGACCCACGAAGACAACCTGCCGCGTCCGACAGGGGATAAGGTGGGAATGATTATACACCGCCATGACCTTATTCAAGAATATGTCGCTTATGTCGCCGGCACTGTTGACACTGATTTCCGCGGGCTTAAGATTGTGCTCGACTGCGCCAACGGGGCGGCTTACGAGACGGCCCCCATGGTGCTTAGACGGTTAGGGGCCGATGTTGTCGTCTTAAACGACACACCGAACGGTACGAATATCAATGATCATTGCGGTTCAACCCACATCGGGGGCCTGCAACAGGCGGTAACCGCCCACGGCGCTCATCTGGGCATCGCCCATGACGGTGACGCCGACCGCTGCCTGGCCGTAGACGAGAACGGTGAAGTGGTGGACGGCGACCAAATCATGGTCATTTGTGCCCTTGACCTCCTGCGGCGGGGGAAGCTGGCAGATAACACGCTAGTGGCGACGGTCATGAGTAACCTGGGACTGCATCAGGCCATTAAACAAGCCGGCGGCAAGGTGCTTGTCACACCGGTCGGCGACCGCTATGTCCTCGAGGCCATGCGGGAAAAAGGGCTGGTTCTTGGCGGGGAGCAGTCAGGCCATATTATCTTTAGTGACTACAACACTACCGGTGACGGCATCCTGACTGCCCTGCAGCTCATTGCCAACGTCCAAAAGACAGGCAAGAAGTTGTCTGAACTGGCGAAGGTGATGACCCGGTTTCCGCAACTTTTAGTTAACGTCCGGGTCAAGTCCAAGGAAGGTTGGCAGCAAAACGAGCGCATTGCCGCGGCCATTCGCGAAGGCGAGGCGGCCTTGGGCGAGGCTGGCCGCATCCTCGTCCGGCCTTCCGGCACTGAGCCGCTTATCCGGGTAATGGCCGAAGGGCCGGTTGCCGCCGAACTGGAGCGCATCGTGAGCGCCATCGCCGATGTTATCCGTCAGGAACTGGGTTAG
- a CDS encoding NAD(P)/FAD-dependent oxidoreductase, producing MLRITNLRVALNDDRPLARIAAQRLKLPAEHIEEVVIFRRALDARRKNNINFVYTLDVRVGIPEGQVLARLGGDRDVASVAQSVPEPVMPGPHKLDSPPIVVGMGPAGLFAALVLAEHGYRPLVFERGRDVDRRTADVARFWETGAFDPVSNVQFGEGGAGTFSDGKLTTRVTDPRMRQVLDTLIAAGAPPEIRYLHKPHVGTDRLREVVRNLRRRIIDLGGQVRFETPVIDITVKQSRLTGLTVGDGRHFPCNVALFAIGHSARDTYEMLYRRGVAMEAKPFAIGVRIEHPQPLIDRAQYGPMAGHPQLGAADYALVYHDKKCGRTAYSFCMCPGGVVVAAASEAGGVVTNGMSYYRRDSGVANSALVVNVNPEDYGSHVLSGIELQRHYEMLAFRAGGGGYRAPAQTVGDFLTGQSARYLVAPTYRPGVAPADLRQCLPRFVTDTLAGALVDFGRKIKGFDHPGAVMTGVETRTSAPVRILRGQDFVSVNLGGLYPVGEGAGYAGGIMSAALDGLNAALAVISRYSPN from the coding sequence TTGTTACGCATAACTAACCTGCGCGTTGCCCTAAACGATGACAGGCCGCTTGCCCGAATTGCGGCACAGCGGCTCAAGCTGCCAGCTGAGCATATTGAAGAAGTGGTCATTTTTCGGCGGGCGCTTGATGCCCGCCGAAAAAATAATATTAACTTTGTGTATACCTTGGATGTACGGGTCGGTATCCCCGAGGGCCAGGTATTGGCCCGGTTGGGCGGTGACCGTGACGTGGCCAGCGTGGCTCAAAGCGTACCCGAGCCGGTCATGCCTGGCCCACATAAACTGGACAGTCCGCCCATCGTGGTGGGGATGGGGCCGGCCGGTCTGTTTGCGGCGCTTGTCTTGGCTGAACATGGTTACCGGCCGCTTGTTTTCGAGCGGGGACGCGACGTGGATCGCCGCACGGCCGATGTGGCCCGTTTTTGGGAAACGGGTGCGTTTGATCCGGTGTCGAACGTTCAGTTTGGCGAGGGTGGGGCCGGCACTTTTTCCGACGGCAAACTTACGACACGGGTGACCGACCCGCGGATGCGCCAGGTGCTGGATACCCTTATTGCCGCTGGCGCACCGCCGGAAATCCGCTATCTGCATAAACCGCACGTAGGTACCGACCGGCTGCGGGAAGTGGTAAGGAATTTGCGCCGGCGGATCATCGACCTTGGCGGACAGGTGCGATTTGAAACGCCGGTAATTGACATCACGGTGAAGCAAAGTCGCCTGACCGGGCTGACGGTGGGCGATGGCCGCCACTTTCCCTGCAATGTGGCGCTGTTTGCCATCGGCCACAGCGCCCGGGATACCTACGAAATGCTCTACCGCCGCGGGGTGGCGATGGAAGCCAAACCGTTTGCCATCGGCGTACGCATCGAACATCCTCAGCCGCTTATTGACCGGGCCCAATATGGTCCCATGGCCGGTCATCCCCAATTGGGGGCGGCTGATTATGCCCTGGTTTACCACGATAAAAAGTGCGGGCGCACCGCCTATTCTTTCTGCATGTGTCCGGGCGGCGTGGTCGTGGCTGCTGCCTCGGAAGCAGGCGGAGTGGTCACCAACGGCATGAGCTACTACCGGCGTGACTCGGGGGTAGCCAATAGTGCCCTGGTGGTCAATGTGAATCCTGAAGACTATGGCAGTCATGTTTTAAGCGGCATCGAACTGCAGCGGCATTATGAAATGCTGGCTTTTCGCGCGGGTGGCGGCGGCTACCGCGCGCCGGCACAAACGGTTGGCGATTTTTTAACTGGCCAAAGCGCCCGCTACCTGGTAGCGCCTACCTACCGGCCGGGTGTAGCGCCGGCTGACCTGCGGCAATGCCTGCCCCGCTTTGTGACCGATACGCTGGCTGGGGCCCTGGTTGATTTTGGCCGCAAGATTAAAGGGTTTGATCACCCCGGCGCGGTGATGACCGGCGTGGAGACGCGGACTTCGGCGCCAGTGCGTATTCTGCGGGGCCAAGACTTTGTATCGGTCAACCTTGGCGGGCTATACCCCGTTGGTGAAGGCGCCGGCTACGCGGGCGGCATCATGAGCGCTGCGCTGGACGGCTTAAATGCCGCACTGGCCGTTATCAGCCGCTACAGTCCCAATTAA
- a CDS encoding MotA/TolQ/ExbB proton channel family protein, producing the protein MELLGQIAALFQKGGLVMYPLLACSIMVIAIVIERWQYYRTAETSDEFLALLEKKLGEDQWQEAMALCEKTSGITPRIILKVLQKGVLDPALLQNALEGAAALATARLRDRLSYLETIVTLAPLLGLLGTVIGMINSFSIMAIRSGQPHAITGGVGEALVATAAGLCVAVMALVAHSYFAQRLDRIITGMEMAFTCLLDAAGRRKVG; encoded by the coding sequence ATGGAATTGTTAGGCCAAATAGCCGCTCTTTTTCAAAAAGGCGGATTGGTTATGTATCCTTTATTGGCTTGCTCCATTATGGTAATAGCAATAGTTATTGAACGCTGGCAGTATTATCGTACCGCTGAAACAAGCGATGAGTTTCTTGCTCTCCTGGAGAAAAAGTTAGGCGAGGACCAATGGCAGGAGGCCATGGCTTTATGCGAAAAAACGAGCGGAATAACGCCCAGAATTATTTTGAAAGTATTGCAAAAGGGCGTTCTTGACCCGGCGCTTCTCCAGAACGCACTGGAAGGTGCGGCCGCATTGGCAACTGCCCGTTTGCGGGACCGGCTCAGCTACTTGGAAACCATCGTTACGTTGGCGCCGCTGCTAGGGCTTTTGGGCACCGTTATTGGCATGATAAACTCTTTTAGCATTATGGCCATCAGATCCGGACAGCCTCACGCGATTACCGGCGGGGTAGGCGAAGCATTAGTTGCGACTGCGGCCGGACTATGCGTAGCCGTCATGGCGCTGGTGGCCCACAGCTATTTCGCGCAGCGCCTGGACCGAATCATTACCGGCATGGAGATGGCATTTACCTGCTTACTGGATGCGGCGGGGCGGAGGAAAGTAGGATGA